One Streptomyces sp. R28 DNA window includes the following coding sequences:
- a CDS encoding PP2C family protein-serine/threonine phosphatase, with translation MRAVSDGGAGPQGEARRPQLLRVRGRSVAWVPPLLLLVGIVAVDFETSSDFRILSWMVLVPGIAAAICGVWGTAVYAALAPATYVAADAVLPHEYQAGLADLCLAGIGGVLATLACVVRVRGEQRMLHMQDVAETVRRTVLRPLPAGWGGLDHAAVYLAADTEARVGGDFYDIQIGLHGTRVILGDVQGKGLGAVEAAAALLGTFREAAYHEVDLTTVAVRLEARMQRHILMGTALGKEEGDRFATAVLLGFPEEGREDAMDAVVLGHETPLVVCPDGVRSLPPGHGLPLGYGGLVPADGPPPVLRVPLAPGETLLLTTDGVTEARDGDGAFYPLADEVAAAVAADPGLAQPRRLVAFVRERTLRHCGGHLDDDTTVFAVRREDGTREDGMREDGMRGNGDGNGRLRS, from the coding sequence ATGAGGGCCGTAAGCGACGGTGGAGCCGGCCCGCAGGGCGAGGCGCGCCGGCCGCAGCTGCTGCGCGTGCGCGGCCGTAGCGTCGCCTGGGTGCCGCCGCTGCTGTTGCTCGTAGGCATCGTGGCGGTCGACTTCGAGACCAGCAGCGACTTCAGGATCCTGTCCTGGATGGTGCTGGTGCCCGGTATCGCCGCCGCGATCTGCGGGGTGTGGGGGACGGCCGTGTACGCGGCGCTCGCGCCCGCCACGTACGTCGCCGCGGACGCCGTCCTGCCGCACGAGTACCAGGCCGGCCTGGCCGACCTCTGCCTCGCCGGCATCGGCGGCGTCCTCGCCACGCTGGCCTGCGTGGTCCGGGTCCGTGGCGAACAGCGCATGCTGCACATGCAGGACGTCGCCGAGACGGTCCGCCGTACCGTGCTGCGCCCGCTGCCCGCGGGGTGGGGCGGCCTCGACCACGCGGCGGTGTATCTCGCGGCCGACACCGAGGCCAGGGTCGGCGGCGACTTCTACGACATCCAGATCGGCCTGCACGGCACCCGCGTCATCCTCGGCGACGTGCAGGGCAAGGGGCTCGGCGCGGTGGAGGCGGCGGCCGCGCTGCTCGGCACGTTCCGCGAGGCCGCCTACCACGAGGTGGATCTGACGACGGTCGCCGTGCGGCTGGAGGCGCGCATGCAGCGGCACATCCTTATGGGTACGGCGCTCGGCAAGGAGGAGGGCGACAGGTTCGCCACCGCCGTGCTGCTCGGCTTCCCCGAGGAGGGGCGGGAGGACGCCATGGACGCGGTCGTCCTCGGCCACGAGACCCCGCTCGTCGTCTGCCCCGACGGCGTACGGTCGCTGCCGCCCGGCCACGGTCTGCCCCTCGGCTACGGGGGGCTCGTCCCAGCCGACGGCCCGCCACCGGTGCTGCGGGTGCCGCTCGCTCCCGGGGAGACGCTGCTGCTGACCACGGACGGCGTGACCGAGGCCCGGGACGGCGACGGCGCCTTCTATCCGCTCGCCGACGAGGTCGCCGCCGCCGTCGCGGCCGACCCGGGGCTCGCGCAGCCCCGGCGCCTGGTCGCCTTCGTGCGGGAGCGCACGCTGCGGCACTGCGGCGGGCATCTGGACGACGACACGACCGTGTTCGCGGTACGGCGGGAGGACGGAACGCGGGAGGACGGGATGCGGGAGGACGGGATGCGGGGGAATGGGGACGGAAATGGACGTTTGCGGTCCTGA